gcagcagcaacaacaaagtgcAGCTTAAACATTCATCAAAGgggaattaattaattaaacaaaaacaagaactaTAAGAACACGGCCgggtgcgtgtgtgtgcgtgtgcttaGTTTAGTGTGAGAGAGATctgcagcaactgcagcaccagaagcgacagcagcaacatcatcattGTCAGCGACAGAAGGTCGTTCAGTATCCTCTCCTGATTTCCCCTTGCCATTACCTTTTTGAaagccaaacacacacagcgctcaaaataatatttattgcattacattaaacaatgaaaaaaaaaaaaaagccaaacaaactAACTCAAGTAGTGTAGCTGcaagaaaataataactacCAAAAAGTCCCTAAATAAAAGATTGAAAAcatcaataaataaagctgTTAACTGTTGTCTCCCactactctctctctctactCCCTTTTCCCTATTCTCTCTCACTCTCACACCCCCACCCAAACTTGACTCGTAAAggagaacaacaacaacaacaatcacaACGTGCCAGCAGTACCATTAAAACAACCAAGAACAACACAccagcggcaacagcagcaccagcagcagcaaacacTATAAGGGCgacaacatcagcaacaacgTCGTCCGGCTATCAGCAACGTGCCGCCCCCCATGGACAGGGGGCGGGGCCAGGCGCCGGAGGGGGAGGGCCACGTGCCACGCgcagcagcaatagcaacaccagcaacaacgTTGTTGATTACAGCATTATGCCGCACCTCACGACGGCCACAACAACTACGCCATATGCCTTGAcaccacagcagcagcagcaacaacagcagcagcaacaacagcaacaacaacaaccgccACAACCTCCttcgcaacagcaacaacaagcacaccaccaacaacaacaacaacaacaacagccaccTCAATTGCTGCCCACACATCAGTTTGCACACTTGTCTTCCTTTGTGAcaccaacagcagcggcagcagcagcagcagcggcccACTATCCCccagcttctgctgctgccgcttattttgcacagcagcaacaccatcaacaccagcatcagcaacacgtgcaacagcagcaggcacCGCAGCCGCACTACTACCATAGTTCTGTGGCCGTGTTGCATCAACCTCCACCGCACCATTTTACCTCCACAGGGGCAGGACCACCGCCGGCACTCTACCAGCAAcagccgccgccgcagctAACACGCTACACGCCGGCAACAGCGACTACAGCGGCCACGTTTGTGCccccgcagcagcaacaggttGCGTACAAtccacaacagcaacagcaacactcCTCACTGCGACGCAGTTCACGTGGCAAGACGGGTTCTTGTGTGAGttcggcagcagcagcacagcagcagcaacaccaccagcagcaacagcaacatagcaacgctgctgctgctgtacaACAGCAATTGCTGCCGCCGCCTGGTACCTATCAATACCAACAGGTGGGCGGCAATACCGTTGTAGTTGCCGTGCGTCATCAGCAACagttgcaacagcagcagcagcagcaacagcagcagcaacaacaacaacaacagcaacagcacttGGCTTtacatcagcagcaacaacaacaacagcagcatcagcagcagcagcatcagcagcgtGCTACGCTCGTACAGCCGGGATTCTTATTCAGCTACCGCAGCAATCAtccccagcagcaacaacaacaactgacACAACAAATACATCAGGGGCCCAAAGTGACACATACCAGTGGTAAGAAGATGAAGAAGGAGCGAAAAAAAGGATGAATGGACTAGTGACCGCAAGCAAATCAAGAGGCCAAGGCCGCTCAATCATTATTAGAGTCGGTTAATATTAGGGCTAAAAGCAGAGGTTTGCCTTGCGTAGCAGAAAGCAGAACTCACAaagttttgttgatttttccAAAGAGCTTTAAACCCTTATAGGCTGCTTTTCCAGCTACAGGCTGTGGTTTTGTCAAAAGGTTGCGCATGGTTTTTAATAAGATAAAAAGGTCAGCACACACACGTACTATAGGGCTTTcggtattacaaattaaatgttgtCCGCTATACTCATATGTTTGTGATTTTCACTTTCTTAAAATATACTGTCGTAAATTGAATATTAGAAAGGTTGTAAAAAAAGATTACAAATCCTTTAATAGTAAAATATTATACACAAGTTATTTAATGTGTATATTACTCTTTTGTCTCGTGTTTATTTATTCCTAAAAACGTTTGGTTTGACCCACATTTCATATAAGACTTAGCAAGTGgctttgttaaaaatttcGGATGAATTTTGTTGAATCCGAAACATGGTCTGAATTGTCAGCTTCCTTCTCtttcccattttcattttagcCAAATCGAACAATTTTGGgatgaaaacaaaacagagaTTGTGGTGTCATTAATTTGTAATCTGGTAAAATATGTACAAATGATTCAATTCAAAATGTAACGATATGTATTAATTGTtcactcaagaaggagctctGCAATGAGAATGTACTTTTACAATTGAGAATCATAACGAACCTGATCGTAAATACTGTACAAATTATAGGTTCTTGGTCTCACTCTTTATCTTTTTGTGGTGCTGGTTATAGTCTAGGTGATAATACTACCCATattgcactgaaaaaaaaacaaaaatatttacacaccCCCCAAAATACACCAAACACCCTTCCCTTCTCTCTGTCTCTCGCTCCTTCATCCCTGCGTTGCTTTGCTCGCGGTGTCTGcccaaataattgaaaaaaacttaaatgaaCAGAACCCAAATAATAGTGAACTTATCTTTGTTTTGCTCTGTTTCCTCTCTGCCACTCGCTCTCTGTCTGCGACTCACTTGTCTGATTAGCAGCTTCGGATGCTTTAACATATAGTTTGATGGCACAGCAACCGCCAAGTGGACCGCCGCATGCAGGTGGACAGCAAATAACGCCAGGTAAACGTATAATCCAATCGATcagtatacatatatgcacCTACTCCAGTCCATTTCCACCCatgttttgctttgctttgattttatttcacCTTAAGCAGAAAAATCACGCACTCTCACATCACACAGGGCGACTCAGGTGGCAGCACACTGTTGTTATTTCAcctgttatttaattttattcgtATTATATCTTTTGATTATTTAGTTTTActgttttagttttgatttagAATAATGTATTCCTACGTTTTGTATACCATCAactttattttagttttagccTGTTTTGAACATTTTCCGCCAATACTGAATTTTATTAGGGGATCGCAAATACTTTCAAATtgtactttaaaattaaatattttactgtttaaaacaaaagatttatATTTCGAAAAgtaatgttaaaaattaaaagtaacatttaaaaaatatatattttttccaattACAACCATAtcttcatatttttttcagtttgaATCGATTATTTTAACTTGTTAGGTATATTTTACCTTCTACTTTGGAAGATTTATTCTATTATTCGTTTTTCCATCGTCtttccagttttttttatttttcttgttatttttgtccCATTTTAGTTTTGAAACCACCACCTCTTAAGtcaaataaattcaaacaacTTTATTCTTAGCCTTTGCTTTCTGTTTTGacatatttgttttatgttaTTACTTACACTCAAATAAAATCCCCAAATCTCTAACCACTTGATTTCGTACGAATCATGtcgaatttaaatattaacgaAGAGTTTTTCGCCTTTCCTCGTGACGCTGGTCTAGGTGCCAACTCAGCCAATCTCAGCATTGTAGCGGCCGCTCTGAGTGCCGCCCGTGACGTCGGAGGAGGTGCCGGCGGAGGAGGACCAGCAGGAGGCGCCGCAGCAGCCGCCCCAGCCACTGGGGCATCATCTGCACCCGGAGGAACCACCAGCGCCGTGGGCGCaacgagcagcagcaacagcagtgcCGGCCAACcagccagcaacagcagcagcaacaatgtGACTGTGGCGGGATCAGGGTCGGCTCCAGGCGGCGGGCCCACAGCCACCGGCACGAGTAGTGGTGGCCAGCATGGCAGCGGATCTGGGGGAGCTGCTGCCGCAGATTCCGAAAGCGATGACAGCGAGGTGGGTCGTCTGCAGGCCTTGCTGGAGGCCCGCGGATTGCCGCCCCACCTGTTCGGAGCACTTGGCCCGAGGATGACCCACATCCTCCATCGCACCAttggcaacagcagcagttccAAGGCCAATCAACTGCTGCAGGGACTGCAGTCTCACGACGAGTCCCAGCAGCTGCAGGCTGCCATCGAAATGTGTCAGATGCTGGTGATGGGCAACGAGGACACCCTCGCCGGCTTTCCTATCAAGCAGGTGGTCCCTGCTCTGATCCAACTTCTTCGCATGGAGCACAACTTTGACATCATGAACAACGCTTGCAGGGCATTGGCGTACATGCTGGAAGCTCTGCCCCGATCCTCGGGCACCGTGGTAGAGGCGGTACCCGTCTTTTTGGAGAAACTTCAGGTCATCCAGTGCATGGATGTGGCGGAGCAGAGCCTAACCGCCTTGGAGATTCTCTCCAGGCGCCACAACAAGGCCATCCTGCAGGCAAATGGCATTTCGGCCTGCCTCACCTACTTGGATTTCTTTTCGATTGTGGCTCAGCGGGCAGCCCTGGCGATTGCGGCCAATTGCTGCTTGAACATGCACCCTGAGGAATTCCACTTCGTTGCGGAGAGCTTGCCGCTACTAGCTCGCCTGCTCTCGCAGCAGGACAAGAAGTGTGTGGAGAGCGTGTGCTCGGCGTTCTGCCGCCTGGTGGAGAGTTTCCAGCACGATAGCCAGCGCCTGCAGCAGATCGCCAGTCCGGATCTGTTGAAGAACTGCCAGCAACTGCTGCTGGTCACACCGGCCATCCTCAACACAGGAACCTTCACAGCCGTGGTCCGGATGTTGAGTCTGATGTGCGGCAGCTGTCCAGACCTGGCCATCTCTCTGCTTAGGAATGACATAGCCGCCACCCTGCTCTATTTGCTCACCGGAAATGCAGAGCCGGCTGCTGCCAGTGCCACTCATGTGGAGCTGATCGCACGCTCACCTTCAGAGCTGTACGAACTCACATGCCTCATTGGTGAGCTCATGCCGCGCCTTCCTTTGGACGGGATTTTTGCTGTGGACTCGCTGCTGGACCGGCCCACGCTCAACACCCAGGATCAGGTGCACTGGCAGTGGCGTGACGATCGCGGCTCCTGGCACAACTATTCCACGATCGATTCGCGCCTGATTGAGGCCGCCAACCAAAGCAGCGAGGATGAGATCAGCCTCAGCACATTTGGACGCACCTACACTGTCGACTTCCATGCCATGCAGCAGATCAACGAGGACACGGGCACTACGCGTCCCGTTCAGCGTCGCATCAACCACAACTACGTGGCCCCCATGTCGGCCGGACAGGACTTGACCACCACTGCTGCGGGATCAGCGGCTTCGGGAGGAGCGTCCACGTCCGCTGCGGCAGCGGCTGCCGCCtccaataacaacaacaacaacaacaataatccACCAGGGAATAGTGGCAATCAAGTGAAGCGCCGCCCATCACTGGACGCTAGAATCGCATGCCTCAAGGTAAGAAGTTTGTATAAATACAAGTTAGTAATAAGAGTGGTTCTGATTTACAATTTCTCATATACTGTGTTTACGCGTTAGCCATTTTATGGAATCATTTAGAGTAAGAAAAACGTGTGTGCATAAACACCATTTCATGTATTCGCTTACACACAAATGGTGAGGCGCAACCAACTAAACTCGTTATAAATGAGCTCTCAGCGTCTAAcgcaaacaaattaaatttaaatcttctcGCCCTCTAAGGGGTAATTTCTGGTTTTTGTCTTCAGCCCGCTTTATCTCCCATTTACTTTTCCAATggtaaaaaaagtaataatcaGCCAAAACAATAATACAAGCAGAAGTGCTCTACTTAGTATTCAAAAATTCATGAACATagtaaacataaacataaacattaaaaatgcaagAAAAGAATCGTTTGTTCTTTTCTATGACAATTGTGTGCACTTGAGTAAAAGTCTAATACAATAAAACTTGTGTACTCCtgtacttaatattttttaatcaattttggtgtgaaaaaaattttgtttggccTTAATCGTTaagtgtaattttttttgttgtaatcgggaacatttttaagaagttttaacttttttcttttgtgaaattgtaatttactTACATCTAATACcacagaaaaagaaaccaaaaaaattattagagAAACCGTACCTGTCTAAATGATCCGGTATTCCAACCGGTGTAACAACATAAAATTTAGATTTGGTTAGTTGAGCTTAACTAAGGAAATcgtatataatttttttatcatgACGATCAGAATAAGAGGAGGttttccaaatttataaactattcatttaaaatttgaaagtcagttatattaattttttttattttatcctATCCTAGGAGGAGCGTGGTCTCGCTGCGGACTTTATCAAACACATCTTTAACGTGCTGTATGAGGTATACAGCTCGTCGGCCGGCCCGAATGTGCGCTACAAATGCCTGCGCGCCCTGCTTCGGATGGTGTACTATGCCACGCCGGAGTTGCTGCGGCAGGTGCTCAAGTATCAGCTGGTGTCCAGCCACATTGCCGGCATGCTGGGCAGCAACGATCTGCGCATTGTGGTGGGAGCCCTCCAAATGGCTGAGATCCTCATGCGCCAGCTGCCTGATGTGTTCGGCACTCACTTCCGTCGTGAGGGAGTCATCTACCAGTTCACCCAGCTGACGGATCCGAACAATCCCATATGCGCGAATCCATCGCCGAAGCCACTTAGCACaacagccacgcccaccgccaaTGCAGGCGGATCACAATCGGCTCCGGCCTCCGCCAACAGCCTACAGGTTAATCCCTTCTTTATGGACAGCGCTCCGGGATCGTCGAGTGCTTCCGCGActcccagcagcagcaagcaCCAATCGTACAGCGTGAAGAGCTTTTCGCATGCCATGAACGCCCTGACGGCCAGCGCCAAGGGAACTCCTGCCGGTGCGTTGGACGCCACGGGATCCTCGACTCCAGCCGGTGGCTACAACTACAGTAGCTCGGCGCCTTCTTCATCCTCGACGGCTGGTGGAGCGCCCGCAGCCTTCTTTGTGGCCCAGCAGGGGGATCCGCGCCAGTATGTGCACTTCCAGCAGCCGGCAGTTCCTCCGCCACCACCCCAGTTGGAGCTTCTGCCCACTGGAGTGCAGCAACAAGGGCAGCAGGTGCCCCAGGTGATCTaccagccgcagcagcaacagcccgCACACTTGGTGGTGGCCTCCACCAGCAGTGCCGCTGCCTCCGCCTCCGCGTCCTCGTCTTCGTCCTCCTCGTGCTCCGCCTCGGCGCTGCAGCACAAGATGACGGACATGCTAAAGCGAAAAGCGCCTCCCAAGCGTAAATCGCAGAGCAGTGGCCGTGCCAAGTCCAGGCAGGAAGATGCGGCAGTTGCAGCGGCCGCCGGATCCGGAACAGGAGGAGCTCCGCCTGCCTCGGCCAGTTCGGCTATGCACGAACTTCTCAGCCGTGCCACAAGTAAGTATATCATTTCATGAGCTTGAGTTCGAGTTCGAACTCAACTATATTTGCCACATTGTTTTGCATACACCTCCTAATCATGATGCTATTTCTGTTTAAGGTTTGGGTAGCGGCACTGGGGGCAGGAGTACGCCCAGTTCGGGCAGTGGTTCTGGAAGCTCCAAGTCTCGCTTTAATGCCGGAAACTCGACCAACGCCGGATCGAGCAAATCCTCGTTCCTGGCTTCGCTCAATCCGGCACGCTGGGGCCGCCAGACCgcccatcatcatcaccaccaccagcagtcgcagcagcagcatcacgGCCTTTCCAAAGACTCCGGCAACGCCAACTCAAGTGGGTCTGGCTCTGGAGCTGGCTTGGCTTACACGGTGACCCAACACGGCGCTAGTAGTGGATCTGGAGGACTGAACGCAGCAGCCGTTGCTGCAAGCATCAGCAAGAGCATCTCCCACGCCAATCTCCTAGCGGCGGCCAACAGGGAAAGGGCACGTCAGTGGGTGCGAGAACAGGCTGTGGACTTTGTCAAGCGCTACACCGAGCAGGAGGCCAGGCGGAGCAAGGCTGCCTCGGAGAGTGGAGCCACCCAGAGCGGAAGTAGCGGAGTGGGACTCTCATCGACGGGCAGTACTCCACTGTCCACTGCGGGCAGCACCAACGTCTTGGAGCGTTTGTCCAGCATTCTGTTTAAGCTCAACGGCAGCTACCACGACTGCCTGGACGCTCTCCTCGAGCTAAAGACCATCCTCCTGGAGAGTGACATCTCTCCGTTCGAGGTGAACCATTCGGGCCTGATCAAGGCCATGCTCAACTACATGACCAGCGAGTCGGGACTGGTGGAGCGGGATGCGCGCCTGCGCAGCTTCATGCACGTGTTTGCCGGCCTGCCACTGGAGCCCCTGCTCCAAAACGTCGGCCAGATGCCGAACATCGAGCCACTGGCGTTCGGCGCCTTCGTGGCCAAGTTGAACGGCTGCGTCACGCAACTCGAACAGTTTCCAGTCAAGGTGCACGACTTTCCCGCCGGTCCTGGTGGCAGGTCCAATCAGAGTGCGCTGCGGTTCTTCAACACGCACCAGCTGAAGGTAAGTAGATGGCAATCGAAATCGATCCATAAACGATATGGCTCTTTTGATGGTATTCGTAGGCTTTAGTTTCAGTTACGGATTAAAACCGAAATAATTATCGGTTTCGGTTACTCttacaaacaataaaacaatttcgatttcggttttggtaaaaatttggtattattattattacggTACTGCAAccagttaaaaataaatatttctaacATTATAAATATCTAATTATTATTGCTAACAATTAATGAATTGAGCGAAGTTTTTAGAAGCTTTGCATTAGTGTACTTCTACTTATTTACTTATGGACGCTTAAcaacttcatttaaaaaaataaaactaagtaCACTAACTTAACTTTGGTCGAGGCTTCTTTGTATCAATGAACATAAAACCTTTTTCgattttcttcttttcttttcaatgATATGTATTGTGAATATAATCCTCTTACAGGAAAGCATTTGCAGGatcttacatttattttccttcTTCCTTTATTTTTGACATCCAACtaaatgcatatttttaattgcttttgttCTCCAGTGCAACCTGCAGCGTCATCCGCAGTGCAGCAATCTGCGCCAGTGGAAGGGCGGCACTGTGAAGATCGACCCGCTGGCCATGGTCCAGGCCATTGAGCGGTACCTGGTGGTGCGCGGCTACGGCGGCATCCGGGCGGACTCGGACGACGACAGCGAAGAAGATATGGACGACAACGTGGCAGCTGTGGTGATGACCCAGGCGGGATTCAAGCACAAGCTGCAGTTCACGATCGGGGACCACGTGTTGCCCTACAACATGACCGTCTACCAGGCGGTCAAGCAGTTCTCGCCGCTGGTCAGTGAGCAGCCGGAGACGGACAACGAATCGGAGACGCTGTTGGGAAACGCCAGCATATGGGTGCAGCAGCACACCATTTACTATCGTCCCGTGGAGGAGGAAGTTGCTTCGGGAGCGGCTGCGGGAGcagcctccagcagcagctCGTGTAGCAGCGGTGTTCAAAAGCAGCACAGCTCCTCCAGTTCGGCCTCCAGCTATGCGAACGCCTCATCGTCGTGCTCCTCATCCTCGGGAGTGGCCAGCGGTGGAGGGTCCTCCTCGAAGAAGGCCCACAAGTCCAGCAGCAAGTTCATGCGCAAGAAGACGGAACTGTGGCACGAGGGCATAGCTCCTGGAGTCATGTCGGCTCTAAAGCCCTTCCTCTGCAGCTCGCTGCCAGCTGATGTGGTGACCGTGCAAGATTCCTCGCTGGATGCATTGTGTATGCTGCGAGTGATCCACGCTCTCAATCGCCACTGGGAGCATCTGTATGGGTGTGTGGTGCGCCAGAACATCATTCCCCAGTCGGAGTTTGTGCACCCGAAGATCACGGCCAAGGCAAACCGCCAGCTGCAAGATCCGCTCGTCATCATGACTGGCAACCTGCCGCAATGGCTGCCACAGATAGGCATGGCCTGTCCGTTCCTGTTCCCCTTTGAAACGCGACACCTGCTCTTCTACGCCACCAGCTTCGATCGGGATCGCGCTCTGCAGCGTTTGCTGGACACCACGCCCGACCTCAACGCCGCGGAGTCTTCAGAACGCGTTGCTCCGCGGCTTGATCGCCGCAAGCGTGCAATTTCCCGGACGGAGATCCTCAAGCAGGCCGAGCACATCCTGCAGGACTTTGGGCACTCCAAGGCCTTGCTGGAGATTCAGTATGAGAATGAAGTCGGTACGGGACTGGGACCTACGCTGGAATTCTACGCGTTGGTCTCTGCTGAGCTGCAGCGCACGGATCTGGGCCTCTGGAACGGAAGCGACAGCTACAAACAGAACTCGGTGACCATTGTGGATGTGGTGAAGGCCAACAGTGCAGTGCTGCACATTGAGGATGCCCTCGAGGCAACCACCATGGACCAGAGTCCTCCGGCAACGGGAGATGCGTCGCTTGTCAGCAGCACTACCACCACGACGACAACAAccacgcagcagcagcagcagcagcagcagcagcttcatCCACCCACCCGCTCCAGCAGCCGCTCGCATGTTTTGCGCAGTGGAGCTGGCCAACAGCAGATGTCGCAGCCAGTGGAGCACAGCTCCTCCAGCGCCGGCGCCAATGAGAACgctttaaatatgattatcgCACAGCAATTCAGTGATATTAACTCTGCTGATCCGGCAGCATCTGATAATCCCAGCAGCACAACCACCACAACCAGTGTGGTGGAGCAGAACACCACCACGAATCACTCCGGCACCACGACGACCACGACCACAACCATGATGAGTTATGTGCATGCGGTGCACGGCCTGTTCCCCCTGCCTCTGGGTAAATCCTCGAAACTTCCGCAGATGACCAAGGCCAAGGCCAAGTTCAAGTTCTTGGGCAAGTTTATGGCCAAGGCGGTAATGGACAGT
This genomic window from Drosophila gunungcola strain Sukarami chromosome 3R, Dgunungcola_SK_2, whole genome shotgun sequence contains:
- the LOC128260104 gene encoding E3 ubiquitin-protein ligase TRIP12 isoform X1; its protein translation is MAESVKSQSLSALTEGQHDDGGSTATATAATLVNNTGASNTTISSNHSSHRRRNNNASKSKKRNTPATSSGPAVSSSVAVVAATSTATATANSSSRRSRSQGRHSSAAVNSSKESLISKRTAAAFRSPSSPASNFIPVSSDQSPSPGGRKRHHHQHNSSSCNTASSSSNHPRSSHQSAPGGDQLVELCSPLKKRRLQQSLGSAVAGGAAGVGLAAVSVDQTPRQASGDCVAQRTRSKTISPEELPSTSSAAAAARHHHHHHQIRASASSSSFPASNRNKRRASGGGSGAVVETTPQRGATIARAGRSGNLLNYYRKTRKVSHTRSSHKPEKHLGQPEETATTSRNGSAGSGSSSKPGAICKYRKSLRHSQQNQLDTESAGAERLGAEAGAEEQQPVHGNLDVEDQLPTLEAALNHAEAAVNHTQGQLEAEGEPEVQDDNDEDEDDDEEEEAEEEEEEEVGFYEIVNSADSSYEEDAQIVAEEDEITTEEDVDDEEDDDIEEEEDIEEEDLSESEFAQQLIGELGGEFREQQQQQSQRASSTIKTTKNNTPAATAAPAAANTIRATTSATTSSGYQQRAAPHGQGAGPGAGGGGPRATRSSNSNTSNNVVDYSIMPHLTTATTTTPYALTPQQQQQQQQQQQQQQQQPPQPPSQQQQQAHHQQQQQQQQPPQLLPTHQFAHLSSFVTPTAAAAAAAAAHYPPASAAAAYFAQQQHHQHQHQQHVQQQQAPQPHYYHSSVAVLHQPPPHHFTSTGAGPPPALYQQQPPPQLTRYTPATATTAATFVPPQQQQVAYNPQQQQQHSSLRRSSRGKTGSCVSSAAAAQQQQHHQQQQQHSNAAAAVQQQLLPPPGTYQYQQVGGNTVVVAVRHQQQLQQQQQQQQQQQQQQQQQQHLALHQQQQQQQQHQQQQHQQRATLVQPGFLFSYRSNHPQQQQQQLTQQIHQGPKVTHTSAASDALTYSLMAQQPPSGPPHAGGQQITPGANSANLSIVAAALSAARDVGGGAGGGGPAGGAAAAAPATGASSAPGGTTSAVGATSSSNSSAGQPASNSSSNNVTVAGSGSAPGGGPTATGTSSGGQHGSGSGGAAAADSESDDSEVGRLQALLEARGLPPHLFGALGPRMTHILHRTIGNSSSSKANQLLQGLQSHDESQQLQAAIEMCQMLVMGNEDTLAGFPIKQVVPALIQLLRMEHNFDIMNNACRALAYMLEALPRSSGTVVEAVPVFLEKLQVIQCMDVAEQSLTALEILSRRHNKAILQANGISACLTYLDFFSIVAQRAALAIAANCCLNMHPEEFHFVAESLPLLARLLSQQDKKCVESVCSAFCRLVESFQHDSQRLQQIASPDLLKNCQQLLLVTPAILNTGTFTAVVRMLSLMCGSCPDLAISLLRNDIAATLLYLLTGNAEPAAASATHVELIARSPSELYELTCLIGELMPRLPLDGIFAVDSLLDRPTLNTQDQVHWQWRDDRGSWHNYSTIDSRLIEAANQSSEDEISLSTFGRTYTVDFHAMQQINEDTGTTRPVQRRINHNYVAPMSAGQDLTTTAAGSAASGGASTSAAAAAAASNNNNNNNNNPPGNSGNQVKRRPSLDARIACLKEERGLAADFIKHIFNVLYEVYSSSAGPNVRYKCLRALLRMVYYATPELLRQVLKYQLVSSHIAGMLGSNDLRIVVGALQMAEILMRQLPDVFGTHFRREGVIYQFTQLTDPNNPICANPSPKPLSTTATPTANAGGSQSAPASANSLQVNPFFMDSAPGSSSASATPSSSKHQSYSVKSFSHAMNALTASAKGTPAGALDATGSSTPAGGYNYSSSAPSSSSTAGGAPAAFFVAQQGDPRQYVHFQQPAVPPPPPQLELLPTGVQQQGQQVPQVIYQPQQQQPAHLVVASTSSAAASASASSSSSSSCSASALQHKMTDMLKRKAPPKRKSQSSGRAKSRQEDAAVAAAAGSGTGGAPPASASSAMHELLSRATSLGSGTGGRSTPSSGSGSGSSKSRFNAGNSTNAGSSKSSFLASLNPARWGRQTAHHHHHHQQSQQQHHGLSKDSGNANSSGSGSGAGLAYTVTQHGASSGSGGLNAAAVAASISKSISHANLLAAANRERARQWVREQAVDFVKRYTEQEARRSKAASESGATQSGSSGVGLSSTGSTPLSTAGSTNVLERLSSILFKLNGSYHDCLDALLELKTILLESDISPFEVNHSGLIKAMLNYMTSESGLVERDARLRSFMHVFAGLPLEPLLQNVGQMPNIEPLAFGAFVAKLNGCVTQLEQFPVKVHDFPAGPGGRSNQSALRFFNTHQLKCNLQRHPQCSNLRQWKGGTVKIDPLAMVQAIERYLVVRGYGGIRADSDDDSEEDMDDNVAAVVMTQAGFKHKLQFTIGDHVLPYNMTVYQAVKQFSPLVSEQPETDNESETLLGNASIWVQQHTIYYRPVEEEVASGAAAGAASSSSSCSSGVQKQHSSSSSASSYANASSSCSSSSGVASGGGSSSKKAHKSSSKFMRKKTELWHEGIAPGVMSALKPFLCSSLPADVVTVQDSSLDALCMLRVIHALNRHWEHLYGCVVRQNIIPQSEFVHPKITAKANRQLQDPLVIMTGNLPQWLPQIGMACPFLFPFETRHLLFYATSFDRDRALQRLLDTTPDLNAAESSERVAPRLDRRKRAISRTEILKQAEHILQDFGHSKALLEIQYENEVGTGLGPTLEFYALVSAELQRTDLGLWNGSDSYKQNSVTIVDVVKANSAVLHIEDALEATTMDQSPPATGDASLVSSTTTTTTTTTQQQQQQQQQLHPPTRSSSRSHVLRSGAGQQQMSQPVEHSSSSAGANENALNMIIAQQFSDINSADPAASDNPSSTTTTTSVVEQNTTTNHSGTTTTTTTTMMSYVHAVHGLFPLPLGKSSKLPQMTKAKAKFKFLGKFMAKAVMDSRMLDLPFSLPFYRWLVSEEHSIGLADLMRVAPEVQNTLVRLQDMVRQREYILSDPNIDAMEKTEKIEQLDLDGCPIADLGLDFVLPGHANIELCRGGRDTPVTVHNLHQYISLVTYWFLIEGVQKQFEALREGFDSVFPIQRLRMFYPEELECVFCGSASEQQQQRWEAKMLQESCRTDHGFHQESQAIQYLYEILASYNRDEQRAFLQFVTGSPRLPTGGFKALTPPLTIVRKTLDGNQNPNDYLPSVMTCVNYLKLPDYSSRDVMRQKLKVAANEGSMSFHLS